From a single Kitasatospora sp. NBC_00458 genomic region:
- a CDS encoding M9 family metallopeptidase: MRRIPALGAAFFIALGLFAPQSQAAPVGTTAPAGVSAGGQAGSTPRSIPVPKSPDARNNTPYELSSQDYGKQSTVPAPPVAAPLKTGKQFSAAAGEDPCTGQYDVINATGSALVQKLKALPYVDCTYPLFNLRGENAAKTFTEAKMATVADALRDASATYPGDNSTSVGQLVLFLRAGYYVHEVDQASVGTYGPTLETATHAALDAFFAAPHSKDVTDANGATLQEAVTVIGQIKGLGRYQGVLKWILASYDGSWTPQMDKSFKHFNWIIEDGLDPKTVDNQGWKAALKADSSILDTWSDFITRNEDLLNRSDMVSNEGRYLGYALAVPELKAKVRPILKDLINRYPNVGPTAAITMNLAWATRKFDKNNCAAYAICDLNDRLMPVILPIQHTCNANLKIRAQDMSAAQLASTCTSLVNQDAYFHKVIGDKGAIPGDVNTNLEVVAFDDYYNYSLYAWSFYNIDVDNGGMYEEGNPALPGNQARFIAHEADWLRPTFHIWNLNHEYTHYLDGRYNMAGDFDSNIVTPTIWWVEGIAENISFGYRNLRNTEAINEAAKKTYKLSELFDTVYEEDGDPDVNSTRVYKWGWLAVRYMLQEHRADVEAVLTKYRAGDWNGARTILKQTIGTRYDAGFDAWLTACASNSCGPLPEAPVAPAIPVCTIADPRQFDKNCRRDNLAATTGNYSYHFLNVPAGVQKLTITTTGGTGNADLYYGGGNWATTGNALAKSTNAGNNETLTIDNPPSGWVYFSLAAGQQDFSGVSATVQYQ; the protein is encoded by the coding sequence GCGCCGCCGGTCGCCGCGCCCCTCAAGACGGGCAAGCAGTTCTCGGCCGCCGCCGGCGAGGACCCCTGTACGGGCCAGTACGACGTGATCAACGCCACGGGCAGCGCGTTGGTCCAGAAGCTCAAGGCACTGCCGTACGTCGACTGCACCTACCCCCTGTTCAACCTCAGGGGCGAGAACGCGGCGAAGACCTTCACCGAGGCCAAGATGGCGACCGTCGCCGACGCGCTGCGCGACGCCTCCGCCACCTACCCGGGCGACAACAGCACCTCCGTCGGACAGCTGGTGCTCTTCCTGCGCGCCGGCTACTACGTCCACGAGGTCGACCAGGCCTCCGTCGGCACCTACGGCCCGACGCTGGAGACCGCGACCCACGCCGCGCTGGACGCCTTCTTCGCCGCCCCGCACAGCAAGGACGTCACCGACGCCAACGGTGCCACCCTCCAGGAAGCCGTCACGGTGATCGGCCAGATCAAGGGCCTCGGTCGGTACCAGGGCGTCCTCAAGTGGATTCTGGCCAGCTACGACGGCAGCTGGACCCCCCAGATGGACAAGTCGTTCAAGCACTTCAACTGGATCATCGAGGACGGCCTCGACCCCAAGACGGTCGACAACCAGGGCTGGAAGGCCGCCCTCAAGGCCGACTCCAGCATCCTCGACACCTGGTCCGACTTCATCACCCGCAACGAGGACCTGCTCAACCGTTCTGACATGGTCAGCAACGAGGGCCGCTACCTCGGCTACGCCCTCGCCGTCCCCGAGCTCAAGGCCAAGGTCCGGCCGATCCTCAAGGACCTGATCAACCGGTACCCGAACGTCGGCCCCACCGCCGCGATCACCATGAACCTGGCCTGGGCCACCCGCAAGTTCGACAAGAACAACTGCGCGGCCTACGCCATCTGCGACCTGAACGACCGTCTGATGCCGGTGATCCTGCCGATCCAGCACACCTGCAACGCGAACCTGAAGATCCGCGCCCAGGACATGTCGGCCGCGCAGCTGGCCTCCACCTGCACCAGCCTGGTCAACCAGGACGCCTACTTCCACAAGGTGATCGGCGACAAGGGCGCGATCCCGGGCGACGTGAACACCAACCTGGAGGTCGTCGCCTTCGACGACTACTACAACTACTCGCTGTACGCCTGGTCGTTCTACAACATCGACGTGGACAACGGCGGCATGTACGAGGAGGGCAACCCGGCCCTGCCCGGCAACCAGGCCCGCTTCATCGCCCACGAGGCCGACTGGCTGCGCCCGACCTTCCACATCTGGAACCTCAACCACGAGTACACCCACTACCTCGACGGCCGCTACAACATGGCCGGCGACTTCGACTCCAACATCGTGACGCCGACCATCTGGTGGGTCGAGGGCATCGCGGAGAACATCTCCTTCGGCTACCGCAACCTGCGCAACACCGAGGCGATCAACGAGGCCGCCAAGAAGACCTACAAGCTCAGCGAGCTGTTCGACACCGTCTACGAGGAGGACGGCGACCCCGACGTCAACTCGACCCGGGTCTACAAGTGGGGCTGGCTCGCCGTCCGCTACATGCTCCAGGAGCACCGCGCGGACGTCGAGGCCGTGCTCACCAAGTACCGCGCCGGTGACTGGAACGGTGCCCGCACCATCCTGAAGCAGACCATCGGCACCCGCTACGACGCCGGCTTCGACGCCTGGCTGACCGCCTGCGCGAGCAACAGCTGCGGCCCGCTGCCCGAGGCCCCGGTCGCCCCGGCCATCCCGGTCTGCACCATCGCCGACCCGCGCCAGTTCGACAAGAACTGCCGCCGCGACAACCTCGCCGCCACCACCGGCAACTACAGCTACCACTTCCTGAACGTGCCGGCCGGCGTCCAGAAGCTCACCATCACCACCACCGGCGGCACCGGCAACGCCGACCTCTACTACGGCGGCGGCAACTGGGCCACCACCGGCAACGCCCTGGCGAAGTCCACCAACGCCGGCAACAACGAGACCCTGACGATCGACAACCCCCCGTCCGGCTGGGTCTACTTCAGCCTCGCCGCCGGGCAGCAGGACTTCAGCGGCGTCAGCGCCACCGTGCAGTACCAGTAG
- a CDS encoding DUF5990 family protein yields the protein MPTNSTVRLRIEATDLPGRSCAPVPGFPGYTAVLVGVQRRGAPGELLDPVAGDAAGAVWTLECTVKAGPAGPDLLGPYVQGGPGGRFVYLSWLTPGPDGPELLRRAKLFLDAVPPETVGAAVAGGLLAGRLGLTDAKGHPLCGAVRPPVITWSAGA from the coding sequence ATGCCGACGAACAGCACCGTCCGCCTCCGCATCGAGGCCACCGACCTGCCGGGCCGCAGCTGCGCCCCCGTCCCCGGGTTCCCCGGCTACACCGCCGTCCTGGTGGGGGTCCAGCGCAGGGGCGCACCGGGGGAGTTGCTCGACCCGGTGGCGGGCGACGCGGCCGGGGCGGTCTGGACGCTGGAGTGCACCGTGAAGGCCGGGCCGGCCGGCCCGGACCTGCTGGGCCCGTACGTGCAGGGCGGCCCGGGCGGCCGGTTCGTCTACCTCTCGTGGCTGACCCCGGGCCCGGACGGACCCGAACTCCTCCGCCGGGCCAAGCTGTTCCTGGACGCCGTCCCGCCCGAGACCGTCGGGGCGGCGGTGGCGGGCGGGCTGCTGGCCGGCCGGCTCGGCCTGACCGACGCCAAGGGGCACCCGCTCTGCGGGGCGGTCCGCCCGCCGGTGATCACCTGGTCGGCCGGGGCCTGA
- a CDS encoding TIR domain-containing protein, which translates to MGALDATPGGPGPIDFFISYSPADERWAAWIAWTLEEAGYRAFLQAWDFVPGSNFVDFMDRGVTESAAVIALLSRNYERSRYGRMEWQAALRADPDAPDRRLVTVRIEDIPVDGLLATLTYIDLVGVDEPARARQLLLTRVAAAMDGRSRPELRPGYPGGAPGAPGAPAPAAQSRVPGPRTVGGTGWAGRRRPSVQPDYPQSAGRSGGRDAVTVLHLAGPEFGRGNDPVDLQAAIWGDLVELADSGAPAPELVVVTGDLTASGSPRECEQALSFLTAMRALLGLEPHRVAIVPGGQDVSQAASRAYFATCEADELRPAPPYWPKWRHYARLFQEFYQGLDVVFDSAQPWTLFPVPELGTVVAGLNSSMAWSHRPDDRYGWLGPEQAAWFAQALRPYENDGWLRIGALRHPVAGPQGAGPGGGPHTAGVRPAGSRPPVGRPARNGPDGEPLRDVDRFTRLTAPRLHLLLHGPTAARTAVGELATSAGGVTVVGAPPAGGHQLLQLTREGLTRWSAPDAVVQRMAATWRRAGRAFPVPEPAAPAPAAPTVEPPQVDEAHPATGAERETRALASPLDALLARVSEVCRTRHQGAQIRAVDGTPPQLFVTWAESGLVRQQRVAVSVHTPTVEDVDRFVEEVHADGTNLDAELVYDGPPPPRALRERARRRGVRLRSFLEFQGLLDLRGHVAAQSERLSTDSQYLPGLYLPQRYRDAERPGVREREGLVDELLRLLDSDHGRFILLLGDFGRGKTFALRELARRIPAELPHLSPLFIELNALDKAHSLDGLVAAHLTEHGIDTLDLRAFRYMLRQGRVVLLFDGFDELVNRVSYERAADHLQVLLDAAVDSAKIVVTSRTQHFSSHEQVLTALGERVGLLPQRRLIAVQDFTPHQIHGYLANRYGDPDAAARRMRLLEAIPDLLALCSNPRLLSFVADLDHERLRAVAGAGRALSAAGLYQEVFTSWLRFEEQRGQGGPGAAPGLHLDQLWQAVTLLALRLWESGRTAMPLDEIVDIAGVLGGLAENRMPTSQFAHAVGSGSLLIRSDEGMFHFIHGSVVEWLVARAAAAALERGETELLGRGPLSRLAVEFLCDLADHQVCQHWARSVLDGAHDTGEAARLNAVKVLDRLRVPAHTDLRGASLAGEDLSHRDLSGVDLSGADLTDARLLGANLSGADLRGATLAGARLDAADLSGADLRSADLRGARLVRTDLRAARLRGSRWQRAALISAVTDPEVLAAPELRAAAIAPGLPVEAGFSPSEVGVPYGFDVRSTRLPEPVAFSPDGRLLAVGSEDGSVLVCDAVTGVALRTLKDHIGRVYAVKFAGDVLATGSADGTVRLWDQVSGECRHRLDVHPGGVWPVSLGPAGRLVATGDPNGVVTLWDTATGRPLHRLPGHDAPVYTAVFSPDGALLVTGDQGGGARLWSTSTGRRLAVFPGHRGTVYRSAFSPDGTLIATGDGGDDGTGGSVRIWETAGRRLLHTLRGHAGRIYTLAFHPDGDLLASGDTEGQVRLWNPLDGTPAGRPEDSGGKIYQVTFDEAGSRLAASDSDGGVRVWRVTRIPRADGAARTEPDGRVAGGPGHEVVPLRRQPPEHRGSVWACRFRPGAGRGSAETDALLVTGGNDGLVRLWDPASGRSRQLLRGHGRRIGSLSFSGDGTLLAAGGNDGVIRLWEPATGRRVRELSGRSSRLVSAEFSPEEAVLATATNDGDLCLWNARTGEYLREMDVETEHVWAEAFSADGVLVATANDDDTVRIWYRRTGAHLTTLREHRGRVRSIAFSPDGRRLFTGCDDSRVRISDIGTGRVEAELDGHTDRVYGVSPAPDGSWLASASWDGTALVWGDGVVRHRLTGHVGRLWTTAAHPTRPLLATAGDDRVVRLWDPRTGEEVAGLRGHTGRILAVAFSPDGSLLASGGEDGTVRLWRIGAAGRPTALATLLGAPDGWAALLPSGAYKCEGDVAGEFWHAVGMCRFEPGELDSHLPGVHRLPPEEEL; encoded by the coding sequence GCTCGCCACCCTCACCTACATCGACCTGGTCGGCGTCGACGAGCCCGCCCGCGCCCGGCAGCTGCTGCTCACCCGGGTCGCGGCGGCCATGGACGGCCGGTCCCGGCCCGAGCTGCGCCCCGGCTACCCGGGCGGCGCCCCCGGCGCCCCCGGCGCGCCGGCCCCGGCCGCCCAGAGCCGGGTCCCCGGGCCGCGGACGGTCGGCGGCACCGGCTGGGCGGGCCGGCGCAGGCCGTCCGTCCAGCCCGACTACCCGCAGTCCGCGGGCCGGTCCGGCGGACGCGACGCGGTGACGGTGCTGCACCTGGCCGGGCCCGAGTTCGGCCGCGGCAACGACCCGGTCGACCTGCAGGCCGCCATCTGGGGCGACCTGGTCGAGCTGGCCGACTCCGGCGCCCCCGCGCCCGAACTGGTGGTCGTCACCGGCGACCTCACCGCCTCCGGCAGCCCCCGCGAGTGCGAGCAGGCGCTCTCCTTCCTCACCGCGATGCGCGCCCTGCTCGGCCTGGAACCGCACCGGGTGGCGATCGTCCCCGGCGGGCAGGACGTCAGCCAGGCCGCCTCCCGCGCCTACTTCGCCACCTGCGAGGCCGACGAACTGCGGCCCGCCCCGCCGTACTGGCCCAAGTGGCGGCACTACGCCCGGCTGTTCCAGGAGTTCTACCAGGGCCTGGACGTCGTCTTCGACAGCGCCCAGCCGTGGACGCTCTTCCCCGTGCCCGAGCTGGGCACCGTCGTCGCGGGCCTCAACTCCTCGATGGCCTGGTCCCACCGGCCCGACGACCGGTACGGCTGGCTGGGCCCCGAGCAGGCCGCCTGGTTCGCCCAGGCGCTGCGCCCCTACGAGAACGACGGCTGGCTGCGGATCGGGGCGCTGCGCCACCCGGTCGCCGGCCCCCAGGGCGCGGGGCCGGGGGGCGGCCCGCACACCGCCGGCGTCCGCCCGGCCGGCTCCCGGCCACCGGTCGGACGCCCGGCCCGCAACGGCCCGGACGGCGAACCGCTGCGCGACGTCGACCGGTTCACCCGGCTCACCGCGCCCCGCCTCCACCTGCTGCTGCACGGTCCGACCGCGGCCCGCACCGCCGTCGGGGAGCTGGCGACCTCGGCCGGCGGGGTGACCGTGGTCGGCGCCCCGCCCGCCGGCGGCCACCAACTGCTCCAGCTCACCCGGGAGGGGCTGACCCGGTGGTCCGCGCCGGACGCCGTCGTCCAGCGGATGGCCGCCACCTGGCGCCGGGCCGGGCGGGCCTTCCCGGTGCCCGAGCCGGCCGCCCCCGCCCCGGCCGCCCCGACCGTCGAGCCGCCGCAGGTGGACGAGGCGCACCCGGCCACCGGGGCGGAGCGCGAGACCCGGGCGCTGGCCTCGCCGCTGGACGCCCTGCTGGCCCGGGTCTCCGAGGTCTGCCGCACCCGCCACCAGGGCGCGCAGATCCGCGCGGTGGACGGCACCCCGCCGCAGCTCTTCGTCACCTGGGCCGAGTCCGGCCTGGTCCGCCAGCAGCGGGTGGCCGTCAGCGTGCACACCCCGACCGTCGAGGACGTCGACCGCTTCGTCGAGGAGGTGCACGCCGACGGCACCAACCTGGACGCCGAGCTGGTCTACGACGGCCCGCCGCCGCCCCGCGCCCTGCGCGAGCGGGCCCGGCGCCGGGGCGTGCGGCTGCGCAGCTTCCTGGAGTTCCAGGGCCTGCTGGACCTGCGCGGCCACGTCGCCGCCCAGAGCGAGCGGCTGAGCACCGACAGCCAGTACCTGCCCGGCCTCTACCTGCCGCAGCGCTACCGCGACGCCGAGCGCCCCGGCGTCCGGGAGCGCGAGGGCCTGGTCGACGAACTGCTCCGGCTGCTCGACTCCGACCACGGCCGGTTCATCCTGCTGCTCGGCGACTTCGGCCGCGGCAAGACCTTCGCCCTGCGCGAGCTCGCCCGCCGGATCCCCGCCGAACTCCCGCACCTGTCACCGCTGTTCATCGAGCTCAACGCACTGGACAAGGCGCACTCGCTGGACGGCCTGGTGGCCGCCCACCTGACCGAGCACGGCATCGACACCCTCGACCTGCGGGCGTTCCGCTACATGCTCCGCCAGGGCCGCGTCGTGCTGCTCTTCGACGGCTTCGACGAGCTCGTCAACCGGGTCAGCTACGAGCGCGCCGCCGACCACCTCCAGGTGCTGCTGGACGCCGCCGTCGACAGCGCCAAGATCGTCGTCACCAGCCGCACCCAGCACTTCAGCTCCCACGAGCAGGTGCTCACCGCGCTCGGCGAGCGGGTCGGCCTGCTCCCGCAGCGCCGGCTGATCGCCGTCCAGGACTTCACCCCGCACCAGATCCACGGCTACCTCGCCAACCGGTACGGCGACCCGGACGCGGCCGCCCGCCGGATGCGGCTGCTGGAGGCCATCCCGGACCTGCTCGCGCTCTGCAGCAACCCCCGCCTGCTCAGCTTCGTCGCCGACCTCGACCACGAACGGCTGCGCGCCGTCGCGGGCGCCGGCCGGGCGCTCAGCGCCGCCGGCCTCTACCAGGAGGTCTTCACCTCCTGGCTGCGCTTCGAGGAGCAGCGCGGCCAGGGCGGCCCCGGCGCGGCCCCCGGCCTGCACCTGGACCAGCTCTGGCAGGCCGTCACGCTGCTGGCGCTGCGCCTGTGGGAGAGCGGCCGGACCGCCATGCCGCTGGACGAGATCGTGGACATCGCCGGGGTGCTGGGCGGACTGGCGGAGAACCGGATGCCGACCTCGCAGTTCGCCCACGCGGTCGGCTCCGGCAGCCTGCTGATCCGCTCCGACGAGGGCATGTTCCACTTCATCCACGGCTCGGTGGTGGAGTGGCTGGTCGCCCGGGCGGCCGCCGCCGCGCTGGAGCGCGGCGAGACGGAACTGCTCGGCCGCGGCCCGCTCAGCCGGCTGGCCGTCGAGTTCCTCTGCGACCTCGCCGACCACCAGGTCTGCCAGCACTGGGCCCGGTCCGTCCTGGACGGCGCGCACGACACCGGCGAGGCCGCCCGGCTCAACGCCGTCAAGGTGCTGGACCGGCTGCGGGTGCCCGCCCACACCGACCTGCGGGGCGCGTCCCTGGCCGGCGAGGACCTCTCGCACCGCGACCTGTCCGGCGTCGACCTGTCCGGCGCGGACCTCACCGACGCCCGCCTGCTCGGCGCCAACCTGTCCGGTGCCGACCTGCGCGGCGCGACGCTGGCCGGCGCCCGGCTGGACGCCGCCGACCTCTCCGGCGCCGACCTGCGGTCCGCGGACCTGCGCGGCGCCCGCCTGGTCCGCACCGACCTGCGCGCCGCCCGGCTGCGCGGCAGCCGCTGGCAGCGGGCCGCGCTGATCTCCGCCGTCACCGATCCGGAGGTGCTGGCCGCGCCCGAACTGCGGGCCGCCGCGATCGCTCCCGGACTGCCCGTCGAGGCCGGATTCAGCCCGTCCGAGGTCGGCGTCCCCTACGGGTTCGACGTGCGCTCCACCCGGCTGCCCGAGCCGGTCGCGTTCAGCCCGGACGGCCGGCTCCTCGCGGTCGGCAGCGAGGACGGCAGCGTGCTGGTCTGCGACGCCGTCACCGGGGTCGCCCTGCGCACCCTCAAGGACCACATCGGCCGGGTCTACGCCGTGAAGTTCGCCGGCGACGTGCTGGCCACCGGCAGCGCCGACGGCACCGTCCGGCTCTGGGACCAGGTCTCCGGGGAGTGCCGGCACCGCCTCGACGTCCACCCCGGCGGCGTCTGGCCGGTCTCGCTCGGGCCGGCCGGGCGACTGGTCGCCACCGGCGACCCGAACGGGGTCGTCACCCTCTGGGACACCGCCACCGGCCGCCCGCTGCACCGCCTGCCCGGCCACGACGCGCCCGTCTACACGGCGGTGTTCAGCCCGGACGGCGCCCTCCTGGTCACCGGTGACCAGGGCGGCGGGGCACGGCTCTGGTCCACCTCCACCGGCCGCCGGCTCGCCGTGTTCCCGGGCCACCGCGGCACCGTCTACCGGTCCGCGTTCAGCCCCGACGGCACCCTGATCGCCACCGGCGACGGCGGCGACGACGGGACCGGCGGCTCCGTGCGGATCTGGGAGACCGCCGGCCGCCGGCTGCTGCACACCCTGCGCGGGCACGCCGGCCGGATCTACACGCTGGCCTTCCACCCGGACGGCGACCTGCTCGCCAGCGGCGACACCGAGGGCCAGGTCCGGCTCTGGAACCCGCTCGACGGCACGCCCGCCGGCCGCCCCGAGGACTCCGGCGGCAAGATCTACCAGGTCACCTTCGACGAGGCCGGCAGCCGGCTCGCCGCCAGCGACAGCGACGGCGGGGTCCGGGTCTGGCGGGTCACCCGGATCCCCCGGGCCGACGGCGCCGCCCGGACGGAGCCCGACGGGCGGGTCGCGGGCGGCCCCGGGCACGAGGTGGTGCCGCTGCGCCGCCAGCCGCCCGAGCACCGGGGCTCCGTCTGGGCCTGCCGGTTCCGCCCCGGCGCCGGCCGGGGCAGCGCGGAGACCGACGCGCTGCTGGTCACCGGCGGCAACGACGGCCTGGTCCGGCTCTGGGACCCGGCCTCCGGCCGCAGCCGCCAGCTCCTGCGCGGCCACGGCCGCCGGATCGGCTCGCTCAGCTTCAGCGGGGACGGCACCCTGCTGGCGGCCGGCGGCAACGACGGCGTGATCCGGCTCTGGGAGCCGGCCACCGGCCGCCGGGTGCGCGAACTCTCCGGCCGCAGCAGCCGGCTGGTCTCCGCCGAGTTCAGCCCGGAGGAGGCGGTCCTCGCCACCGCCACCAACGACGGCGACCTCTGCCTGTGGAACGCCAGGACCGGCGAGTACCTCCGGGAGATGGACGTCGAGACCGAGCACGTCTGGGCCGAGGCGTTCAGCGCCGACGGCGTCCTGGTGGCCACCGCCAACGACGACGACACCGTCCGCATCTGGTACCGCCGCACCGGGGCCCACCTCACCACCCTGCGCGAGCACCGCGGCCGGGTCCGCTCCATCGCGTTCAGCCCGGACGGGCGGCGGCTGTTCACCGGCTGCGACGACAGCCGGGTCCGGATCTCCGACATCGGGACCGGCCGGGTCGAGGCCGAACTCGACGGACACACCGACCGGGTGTACGGCGTCTCGCCGGCGCCCGACGGCAGCTGGCTGGCCAGCGCCTCCTGGGACGGCACCGCGCTCGTCTGGGGCGACGGCGTCGTCCGGCACCGGCTGACCGGCCACGTCGGGCGGCTCTGGACGACCGCCGCCCACCCCACCCGGCCGCTGCTCGCCACGGCCGGCGACGACCGGGTGGTCCGGCTGTGGGACCCGCGCACCGGCGAGGAGGTGGCGGGGCTGCGCGGCCACACCGGCCGGATCCTCGCGGTCGCCTTCAGCCCGGACGGCTCGCTGCTGGCCAGCGGCGGGGAGGACGGCACCGTCCGGCTCTGGCGCATCGGCGCCGCCGGGCGGCCCACCGCCCTCGCCACCCTGCTCGGCGCCCCCGACGGCTGGGCGGCGCTGCTGCCGTCCGGGGCCTACAAGTGCGAGGGCGACGTGGCCGGCGAGTTCTGGCACGCCGTCGGGATGTGCCGCTTCGAGCCGGGGGAACTGGACTCCCACCTCCCGGGCGTCCACCGCCTCCCCCCGGAGGAGGAGCTGTGA